A genome region from Triticum aestivum cultivar Chinese Spring chromosome 2B, IWGSC CS RefSeq v2.1, whole genome shotgun sequence includes the following:
- the LOC123043442 gene encoding DNA repair protein RAD5B has product MTGDGVWQESPSQAELFADEVAAVRAVLGAALPEARVLAALSRCGGNPERAINALLDAAADADADAAADADADAAAERAIDALLDAEKVRVKAERNAAAAPAPTVRVKAEAVGVPKKERPLCPPPAKRAPLPPPRRVKEEKQEEEEEEVTSVRPRPRAGGCGISLVPRPVKMDCDDDEAEVIDAAPRPKKRVREEEDLVDLTATHPLPYLNPRPIRAIPPEEAAQMYDPQPIRAVPPREPAKMPNPPQRQRQRPQPARATAAPPKSDWKMVVAAPEAEVGDFPPEPDWFLVDKSYVAGLSTHSGRRMLDAGEIVHFGFPSYDRVNCGIKMSAKKAASLLQIVRFSTKRAGEIGKLSPEWTKCLVPLVNSSKVKIQGKIVFPTMELSLMQDILLYVSFYIHKSVFTEGDNSSLSQLAPANVDYSDNPLHALFKLLKLRASIKADFTLDELTRKRPWNLRGDANGDDESTPIVGLETRRTSGQTFPEQAADEQAISEAALNKIIGTAEIYDLKEAEPPHTLVSVLKPYQKEALFWMSELEKGCIDDDESKNAIDPCFSAYTIADKRAPAVYINVFSGEATTKFPSLSKTTRGGILADAMGLGKTVMTIALILSNPRGEQSNYIERDIIRPVRGRDTRTRTSTPSIRGGTLIVCPMALLGQWKDELEAHSTPGAISVFVYYGGDRTGDLKLMAEHTVVLTTYGVLQSAHKADGSSAFHRIDWYRIVLDEAHTIKSPRTKAAQAAYMLSSQCRWCLTGTPLQNNLEDLYSLLCFLCVEPWCNSNWWQKLIQRPYENGDERGLKLVKAILRPLMLRRTKETKDKMGKPILVLPPANIEVVECEQSIEERDFYEALFRRSKVQFDKFVAQGNVLNNYANILELLLRLRQCCDHPFLVISKADTKKYTDLDELAERFLKGARNDSGCRAIVPSRAFVEDVVEEIRQGTAAECPICLESTSDDPVITPCAHRMCRECLLSCWSTPAGGACPICRSPITKADLIMLPVQCRYEVDAKNNWKDSCKVVRLLATLEDLGKKGEKSIVFSQFTSFFDLLEIPLNQKGIKFLRFDGKVTQKHRERVLNEFSQSKDKLVLLMSLKAGGVGLNLTAASNVFLMDPWWNPAVEEQAIMRIHRIGQKRAVQVRRFIVRDTVEERMQQVQARKQRMIAGALTDEEVRSSRIEELKMLFK; this is encoded by the exons atgaCGGGCGACGGCGTCTGGCAAGAGTCCCCCAGCCAGGCCGAGCTCTTCGCCGACGAGGTCGCCGCCGTCCGCGCGGTGCTCGGCGCCGCGCTCCCGGAGGCCCGCGTCCTCGCCGCGCTCTCCCGCTGCGGCGGCAACCCCGAGCGCGCCATCAACGCgctcctcgacgccgccgccgacgcggACGCGGACGCCGCCGCCGACGCGGACGCGGACGCCGCCGCCGAGCGCGCCATCGACGCGCTCCTCGACGCCGAGAAGGTCCGCGTCAAGGCGGAGCGCAACGCTGCCGCTGCCCCGGCGCCGACGGTCAGGGTGAAGGCCGAGGCCGTCGGCGTGCCCAAGAAGGAGCGGCCTCTCTGCCCCCCTCCCGCCAAACGGGCCCCtttgccgccgccgcgccgtgtcaaggaggagaagcaggaggaggaggaggaggaggttaccagcgtccgcccccgcccccgcgccgGCGGCTGCGGCATAAGCCTCGTGCCGCGGCCGGTGAAGATGGACTGCGACGACGACGAGGCGGAGGTCATCGACGCCGCGCCGAGGCCGAAGAAGAGGGTCCGGGAAGAGGAGGACCTGGTCGACCTCACGGCGACGCACCCGCTGCCGTACCTCAATCCGCGGCCCATCCGGGCGATTCCGCCGGAGGAGGCCGCGCAGATGTACGACCCGCAGCCGATCCGGGCCGTTCCGCCGCGGGAGCCCGCCAAGATGCCCAACCcgccgcagcggcagcggcagcggccgcAGCCGGCAAGGGCCACCGCGGCCCCGCCGAAGAGCGATTGGAAGATGGTggtggcggcgccggaggcggAGGTCGGGGACTTCCCGCCGGAGCCCGACTGGTTCCTCGTCGACAAGTCCTACGTCGCCGGGCTGTCCACGCACAGCGGGAGGCGGATGCTGGACGCCGGCGAGATCGTCCATTTCGGCTTCCCGTCCTACGACCGGGTCAACTGCGGCATCAAGATGTCGGCCAAGAAGGCGGCGTCGTTGCTACAGATTGTGCGCTTCTCCACCAAGCGCGCCGGAGAG ATTGGAAAGCTGTCTCCGGAGTGGACAAAGTGCCTTGTCCCGCTGGTGAACTCTTCCAAAGTCAAGATTCAGGGGAAGATCGTGTTTCCGACAATGGAACTGAGCCTGATGCAGGACATCTTGCTCTATGTCAG CTTCTACATCCACAAGTCCGTGTTCACCGAAGGCGACAACTCATCCTTGAGCCAGCTTGCTCCTGCAAATGTTGATTATTCAGACAACCCTCTCCATGCTCTGTTCAAATTACTCAAGCTAAGGGCGTCTATCAAG GCTGATTTCACTCTTGACGAGCTCACGAGAAAGCGGCCGTGGAATCTGAGG GGTGATGCCAATGGAGATGATGAATCAACACCTATTGTTGGACTTGAAACTCGTCGCACATCTGGGCAAACTTTTCCGGAGCAAGCCGCTGATGAGCAGGCCATTTCGGAAGCTGCCTTGAACAAAATTATTGGCACAGCTGAAATATATGACTTGAAG GAAGCAGAGCCACCACACACTCTTGTTTCTGTTCTCAAACCGTATCAGAAAGAAGCTCTCTTTTGGATGTCAGAATTGGAGAAGGGATGCATTGATGACGATGAGTCAAAAAATGCCATTGATCCCTGCTTTAGTGCCTACACTAttgctgacaa GAGGGCCCCTGCTGTGTACATTAATGTTTTCTCTGGTGAAGCGACAACCAAGTTTCCAAGTTTAAGTAAGACGACACGAGGAGGG ATACTGGCAGATGCAATGGGTCTTGGCAAAACTGTCATGACTATTGCCCTGATACTGTCGAATCCAAGGGGGGAGCAGTCCAACTACATAGAAAGAGACATAATAAGGCCTGTAAGAGGTCGTGATACCAGAACACGCACTTCGACCCCCTCTATAAGAGGAGGTACCCTTATTGTGTGTCCCATGGCATTATTGGGTCAATGGAAG GATGAACTGGAAGCACATTCAACACCGGGAGCAATTTCTGTGTTTGTATACTATGGTGGTGATAGAACTGGTGACCTCAAATTGATGGCTGAACATACTGTTGTCTTGACGACCTATGGTGTCCTTCAGTCAGCTCATAAAGCT GATGGCAGCAGTGCCTTTCACAGGATAGATTGGTATAGAATTGTGCTTGATGAAGCACACACAATCAAGTCTCCCAGAACTAAAGCTGCCCAAGCAGCTTACATGTTAAGCTCGCAATGCAGATGGTGCCTAACTGGTACACCGTTGCAG AATAATTTGGAGGACCTTTACAGTCTTCTTTGCTTCTTATGTGTAGAGCCATGGTGTAATTCAAATTG GTGGCAGAAGCTGATTCAGAGACCTTATGAGAATGGTGATGAGAGGGGATTGAAGCTTGTCAAAGCTATTCTTAGGCCGCTCATGCTGAGGAGAACCAAGGAAACAAAAGACAAGATGGGAAA GCCCATATTGGTCCTCCCACCGGCTAACATTGAGGTTGTGGAATGCGAACAGTCTATCGAGGAACGTGATTTCTATGAAGCGCTTTTCAGGAGATCAAAG GTTCAATTCGATAAGTTTGTGGCACAAGGCAATGTTCTTAACAACTATGCTAACATTCTTGAGCTACTTCTTCGTCTAAGGCAGTGCTGTGATCACCCTTTCCTGGTCATCAG CAAAGCTGATACCAAAAAGTACACCGACCTAGACGAGCTAGCGGAAAGGTTCCTTAAAGGGGCACGGAACGATTCTGGATGCCGTGCCATTGTACCCTCGCGAGCATTTGTAGAGGATGTCGTTGAGGAGATCCGCCAAGGCACGGCCGCGGAGTGCCCTATCTGCCTTGAGTCGACCTCCGACGACCCCGTGATCACCCCTTGCGCGCACCGCATGTGCCGCGAGTGCCTCCTTTCCTGCTGGAGCACGCCGGCGGGGGGAGCCTGCCCTATCTGCCGAAGCCCCATCACCAAGGCCGATCTGATCATGCTGCCCGTCCAGTGCCGCTACGAGGTGGACGCCAAGAACAACTGGAAGGATTCATGCAAGGTGGTGAGGCTCCTCGCGACCCTGGAGGACCTCGGGAAGAAGGGGGAGAAGAGCATCGTATTCAGCCAGTTCACCTCCTTCTTTGATCTCTTGGAGATCCCCTTGAACCAGAAGGGGATCAAGTTCTTGAGGTTTGATGGGAAGGTGACCCAGAAGCACAGGGAGAGGGTCCTCAATGAGTTCAGTCAAAGCAAGGACAAACTG GTCCTGCTGATGTCACTCAAAGCTGGAGGTGTTGGCCTGAACTTGACTGCGGCCTCCAATGTCTTCCTCATG GATCCATGGTGGAATCCTGCGGTGGAGGAGCAGGCCATCATGCGGATCCACCGCATCGGGCAGAAGAGGGCGGTCCAGGTGAGGCGGTTCATCGTCAGGGACACGGTGGAGGAGCGGATGCAGCAGGTGCAGGCGCGCAAGCAGCGGATGATCGCCGGGGCGCTGACGGACGAGGAGGTCCGCAGCTCGCGCATCGAGGAGCTCAAGATGCTCTTCAAGTGA